The Penaeus chinensis breed Huanghai No. 1 chromosome 21, ASM1920278v2, whole genome shotgun sequence genome has a window encoding:
- the LOC125036666 gene encoding uncharacterized protein LOC125036666 isoform X1 has translation MSQVTIRRASRSDYRGIYQLVREKADARGARISHSVSIEGLEDLFGSNSTFNFLVAEEKGSLVGYVLHYYCYSWEGRTICVEDLHVKRKEEWDTIARALWRNLVKIALEEGCKQFNFPPLRENEYEFYHDKAINMTKTNGYRYFRMEQEAMEKFAKMNKIPEGVKVREATSADCTGINQLIKDLAVYENVPDKPQIDAKELEDDGFGDKVFYKCFVAESGDHLIGYTLFFHTYNWMGQGVYMEDLYVAPPYRGKGIGTALWKQVLEACLSVQGIRCDFCVLGWNKPSITFYKGKGAKDMTEDSGFTYCLMPKKTMEDFLQ, from the exons ATGAGTCAAGTTACTATTAGACGAGCTAGCAGATCTGACTATAGAGGAATTTACCAACTAGTAAGAGAAAAAGCTGATGCTCGTGGTGCAAGAATTTCTCACAGTGTATCCATTGAAG GGTTAGAAGATCTTTTTGGTTCAAATTCCACCTTCAATTTTCTGGTTGCTGAGGAGAAAGGCAGCTTAGTTGGCTATgtccttcattattattgctactcctGGGAAGGACGCACTATCTGTGTGGAGGACTTGCATGTTAAACGGAAGGAAGAGTGGGACACTATTGCTCGGGCTTTATGGAGGAACTTGGTTAAG ATTGCTCTGGAAGAAGGATGTAAACAGTTTAACTTTCCTCCTTTAAGAGAAAATGAATATGAGTTTTATCATGACAAGGCAATAAATATGACTAAAACTAATGGATATCGGTACTTTAGGATGGAACAAGAAGCTATGGAGAAATTTGCTAAGAT gaACAAGATACCAGAGGGTGTTAAGGTAAGAGAAGCAACTTCAGCAGACTGTACTGGCATTAATCAGTTGATAAAGGACTTAGCTGTGTATGAAAATGTGCCAGACAAGCCTCAGATTGATGCAAAGG AACTAGAAGATGATGGTTTTGGAGATAAAGTGTTCTATAAGTGTTTTGTAGCAGAATCTGGAGATCACCTAATAGGATACACACTCTTTTTCCATACATATAACTGGATGGGTCAAGGTGTGTATATGGAAGACCTTTATGTGGCACCTCCATACCGTGGGAAAGGTATTGGTACAGCACTGTGGAAGCAAGTGTTAGAG GCTTGTCTGTCAGTTCAGGGAATCAGGTGTGACTTCTGTGTACTTGGATGGAATAAGCCTAGTATTACGTTTTACAAAGGTAAAGGTGCTAAAGACATGACAGAAGACAGTGGCTTTACTTATTGTTTAATGCCTAAGAAAACAATGGAGGATTTTTTGCAATAA
- the LOC125036505 gene encoding putative nuclease HARBI1 isoform X2 → MLRREIRMRRYRQWLLLSTELQDPGDPLSKYTNEEFKDIYRFSKESFCHLLNMIQGDLERSDNRGRPLPAVYQLLIALHFYCSGSYQKVVGDQHGLQVSQPTVCRTIHRVSEALAKRYSQFVRFPSLQEAADIHSKFYEVAQFPNVIGAIDCVHMRISNPGGAMAEQCKNSKGWYSVNCQVVAGPDLRILRAIVRWGGSVPDWQIYENSRLKEVMEQGEYGHLVGDSAYQCQRYLLTPVVNPTTHAEKCYNRAHSATRRKVKHVIGIVKRRFPCTSQELRSNPKTSCAIILSCFALHNFALERQGPLDDSEAWNAPDDGPQDRYTGDYDPEGESYRQHIIYEWFSHDPSGINYHQDEANCGNQPWH, encoded by the exons ATGCTGCGCAGAGAAATACGTATGAGACGCTATCGACAGTGGCTCTTGCTTAGCACTGAGCTTCAAGACCCAGGGGATCCTCTCTCTAAGTATACTAATGAAGAATTTAAGGACATATACAG ATTCTCCAAAGAGTCCTTTTGTCATTTGTTAAACATGATTCAAGGAGACCTTGAACGTTCAGACAACCGTGGTAGGCCACTGCCAGCAGTCTATCAACTTTTAATTGCCCTTCACTTCTACTGCAGTGGCTCTTACCAG AAAGTTGTTGGAGATCAACATGGTCTACAGGTCAGTCAGCCAACAGTATGCCGTACCATCCACAGAGTTTCAGAAGCCCTGGCTAAACGCTATAGTCAGTTCGTGAGATTTCCATCTCTTCAAGAAGCTGCTGATATACATTCCAA ATTTTATGAAGTTGCACAGTTTCCTAATGTTATTGGAGCCATCGACTGCGTCCACATGCGAATTTCAAATCCAGGAGGAGCAATGGCAGAACAGTGCAAAAACAGCAAAGGCTGGTACTCTGTTAATTGCCAGGTTGTAGCCGGTCCAGATCTTAGAATTCTTAGGGCAATTGTTCGCTGGGGAGGAAGTGTACCAGATTGGCAGATATATGAGAACTCTCGATTAAAAGAAGTCATGGAGCAAGGGGAATATGGCCATTTGGTCGGCGATTCTGCTTATCAGTGTCAGAGATACCTCTTGACACCTGTGGTTAACCCAACAACACATGCAGAGAAGTGTTACAATAGAGCACACTCTGCCACCAGAAGGAAGGTGAAGCATGTCATTGGAATAGTGAAGAGACGCTTTCCTTGCACAAGCCAGGAGCTCAGATCAAATCCCAAAACATCGTGTGCAATCATATTAAGTTGCTTTGCATTGCATAATTTTGCTCTGGAACGCCAGGGCCCTCTTGATGACTCTGAAGCTTGGAATGCTCCTGATGATGGTCCTCAGGACAGATACACAGGAGACTATGACCCAGAGGGAGAATCCTACCGGCAGCACATCATTTATGAATGGTTCAGCCATGATCCTTCAGGAATTAACTATCATCAAGATGAAGCCAACTGTGGGAACCAACCTTGGCACTAA
- the LOC125036666 gene encoding uncharacterized protein LOC125036666 isoform X2, whose amino-acid sequence MSQVTIRRASRSDYRGIYQLVREKADARGARISHSVSIEGLEDLFGSNSTFNFLVAEEKGSLVGYVLHYYCYSWEGRTICVEDLHVKRKEEWDTIARALWRNLVKIALEEGCKQFNFPPLRENEYEFYHDKAINMTKTNGYRYFRMEQEAMEKFAKMNKIPEGVKVREATSADCTGINQLIKDLAVYENVPDKPQIDAKELEDDGFGDKVFYKCFVAESGDHLIGYTLFFHTYNWMGQGVYMEDLYVAPPYRGKGIGTALWKQVLEACLSVQGIRCDFCVLGWNKPSITFYKGHCMNPRRAGKPTNWVNSC is encoded by the exons ATGAGTCAAGTTACTATTAGACGAGCTAGCAGATCTGACTATAGAGGAATTTACCAACTAGTAAGAGAAAAAGCTGATGCTCGTGGTGCAAGAATTTCTCACAGTGTATCCATTGAAG GGTTAGAAGATCTTTTTGGTTCAAATTCCACCTTCAATTTTCTGGTTGCTGAGGAGAAAGGCAGCTTAGTTGGCTATgtccttcattattattgctactcctGGGAAGGACGCACTATCTGTGTGGAGGACTTGCATGTTAAACGGAAGGAAGAGTGGGACACTATTGCTCGGGCTTTATGGAGGAACTTGGTTAAG ATTGCTCTGGAAGAAGGATGTAAACAGTTTAACTTTCCTCCTTTAAGAGAAAATGAATATGAGTTTTATCATGACAAGGCAATAAATATGACTAAAACTAATGGATATCGGTACTTTAGGATGGAACAAGAAGCTATGGAGAAATTTGCTAAGAT gaACAAGATACCAGAGGGTGTTAAGGTAAGAGAAGCAACTTCAGCAGACTGTACTGGCATTAATCAGTTGATAAAGGACTTAGCTGTGTATGAAAATGTGCCAGACAAGCCTCAGATTGATGCAAAGG AACTAGAAGATGATGGTTTTGGAGATAAAGTGTTCTATAAGTGTTTTGTAGCAGAATCTGGAGATCACCTAATAGGATACACACTCTTTTTCCATACATATAACTGGATGGGTCAAGGTGTGTATATGGAAGACCTTTATGTGGCACCTCCATACCGTGGGAAAGGTATTGGTACAGCACTGTGGAAGCAAGTGTTAGAG GCTTGTCTGTCAGTTCAGGGAATCAGGTGTGACTTCTGTGTACTTGGATGGAATAAGCCTAGTATTACGTTTTACAAAG GTCATTGTATGAATCCACGCAGAGCCGGGAAGCCAACGAATTGGGTCAACAGCTGCTAA
- the LOC125036505 gene encoding putative nuclease HARBI1 isoform X1, producing the protein MLCKQISRRPATDMLRREIRMRRYRQWLLLSTELQDPGDPLSKYTNEEFKDIYRFSKESFCHLLNMIQGDLERSDNRGRPLPAVYQLLIALHFYCSGSYQKVVGDQHGLQVSQPTVCRTIHRVSEALAKRYSQFVRFPSLQEAADIHSKFYEVAQFPNVIGAIDCVHMRISNPGGAMAEQCKNSKGWYSVNCQVVAGPDLRILRAIVRWGGSVPDWQIYENSRLKEVMEQGEYGHLVGDSAYQCQRYLLTPVVNPTTHAEKCYNRAHSATRRKVKHVIGIVKRRFPCTSQELRSNPKTSCAIILSCFALHNFALERQGPLDDSEAWNAPDDGPQDRYTGDYDPEGESYRQHIIYEWFSHDPSGINYHQDEANCGNQPWH; encoded by the exons ATGTTATGTAAG CAAATATCACGGAGGCCAGCAACTGACATGCTGCGCAGAGAAATACGTATGAGACGCTATCGACAGTGGCTCTTGCTTAGCACTGAGCTTCAAGACCCAGGGGATCCTCTCTCTAAGTATACTAATGAAGAATTTAAGGACATATACAG ATTCTCCAAAGAGTCCTTTTGTCATTTGTTAAACATGATTCAAGGAGACCTTGAACGTTCAGACAACCGTGGTAGGCCACTGCCAGCAGTCTATCAACTTTTAATTGCCCTTCACTTCTACTGCAGTGGCTCTTACCAG AAAGTTGTTGGAGATCAACATGGTCTACAGGTCAGTCAGCCAACAGTATGCCGTACCATCCACAGAGTTTCAGAAGCCCTGGCTAAACGCTATAGTCAGTTCGTGAGATTTCCATCTCTTCAAGAAGCTGCTGATATACATTCCAA ATTTTATGAAGTTGCACAGTTTCCTAATGTTATTGGAGCCATCGACTGCGTCCACATGCGAATTTCAAATCCAGGAGGAGCAATGGCAGAACAGTGCAAAAACAGCAAAGGCTGGTACTCTGTTAATTGCCAGGTTGTAGCCGGTCCAGATCTTAGAATTCTTAGGGCAATTGTTCGCTGGGGAGGAAGTGTACCAGATTGGCAGATATATGAGAACTCTCGATTAAAAGAAGTCATGGAGCAAGGGGAATATGGCCATTTGGTCGGCGATTCTGCTTATCAGTGTCAGAGATACCTCTTGACACCTGTGGTTAACCCAACAACACATGCAGAGAAGTGTTACAATAGAGCACACTCTGCCACCAGAAGGAAGGTGAAGCATGTCATTGGAATAGTGAAGAGACGCTTTCCTTGCACAAGCCAGGAGCTCAGATCAAATCCCAAAACATCGTGTGCAATCATATTAAGTTGCTTTGCATTGCATAATTTTGCTCTGGAACGCCAGGGCCCTCTTGATGACTCTGAAGCTTGGAATGCTCCTGATGATGGTCCTCAGGACAGATACACAGGAGACTATGACCCAGAGGGAGAATCCTACCGGCAGCACATCATTTATGAATGGTTCAGCCATGATCCTTCAGGAATTAACTATCATCAAGATGAAGCCAACTGTGGGAACCAACCTTGGCACTAA